A genomic window from Candidatus Poribacteria bacterium includes:
- a CDS encoding transcriptional regulator: MNTEIKLRHCTIRFKDYLLKDLVQPEFAKGYLETALQDFDKDGNIELLLLCLKDIAEAQGGVEELVAWTNLSPQTLTYLLNTEPPPQLDKVLDILSTLKDSAHSKHGVMEKQS, translated from the coding sequence ATGAACACAGAGATTAAGCTTCGACATTGCACAATAAGGTTTAAAGACTACCTCCTTAAAGACTTGGTACAACCGGAATTTGCAAAAGGTTACTTGGAAACTGCCCTCCAAGACTTTGATAAGGATGGTAATATTGAATTATTATTGCTCTGCCTGAAAGATATTGCAGAAGCGCAAGGCGGAGTTGAAGAACTGGTTGCATGGACAAATCTCAGTCCGCAGACGCTCACCTATCTCCTTAATACCGAGCCCCCACCGCAATTGGATAAAGTACTGGACATTCTTTCCACATTAAAAGATTCCGCCCATTCAAAGCACGGTGTTATGGAGAAACAATCGTGA
- a CDS encoding type II toxin-antitoxin system RelE/ParE family toxin produces MQIRPREILTYTTPSGRDSYQQWYTRIRDQNARIAISNRITRLRIGNFGDFKRLSSGLYELRIRYGPGYRVYFGLFQNDIILLCGGTKGTQQRDIDRAQNYWNDFLGHMKE; encoded by the coding sequence ATGCAAATTCGTCCCAGAGAAATACTCACCTACACAACACCAAGTGGCCGCGATTCATATCAGCAATGGTACACGCGGATTAGAGATCAAAATGCACGGATAGCTATATCCAATAGAATTACACGTTTGCGAATAGGGAACTTTGGCGACTTCAAGCGATTAAGTTCAGGTTTATATGAATTGAGAATCCGTTATGGTCCTGGATATCGCGTCTATTTCGGACTTTTTCAAAATGACATTATCTTGCTTTGTGGGGGTACGAAAGGCACACAACAGCGGGATATTGACAGAGCACAAAACTATTGGAACGACTTCTTAGGACACATGAAGGAGTAA
- a CDS encoding restriction endonuclease subunit R, which yields MQHLFEKLRDDTLNWRKDGYPCQDYPLIGEILRYQFEGEADDRVHLKYLREPQFQSLELYWFLRLVLKTPHIVDIYKHYYDTGDIRDFCEAFGIPLTPNDLIYITNVDAVINLVEHTPEFVKLKGIDPVYEAVTLPYPSYIFALAMGTGKTVLIGAIIATEFAMALRYPEGNFMKNALVFAPGTTIIESLREISDIPFDQVLPASLHRDFLANLKITYPQTGAKEIQVQAGSTYNVIVTNTEKIALRANLKKRSNQTELEFEEKKEQAELEANLRLQKITSLPSLGVFSDEAHHTYGNKIDAELKRVRETVNYIHEKTPLVAVINTTGTPYAKRQMLREVVAWYSLGEGIKDNILKSLHNGIVQYPIGMMPDADVIRSVIDDFFDHYGDISLPGGAKAKIAFYFKTQEHLDTSHQYIQNALTQRRESTTQILVNTQKSSPQEIDEFKRLNNSDSQKRIILLIGKGTEGWNCPSLFACALIKEQTTSSNFILQASTRCLRQVKGNTHTAKIFLDTKNSTILDKELQANFGTTLGELRKQDAETEEFALRIRKPDLPKLKIMQLVRRVVPLENAPKEIQLHKPTDVGETLAAFRSILTPDFTQRGASPLTALGTQDEVEITNRTTDCYTLARRLATNYHLSVMETLKSLKSLYPEGQVPYKHFDSLCKQVEDQQQNYQVIEEQIAEHLALIRIHDDDGNLLFEKDDTEDCYVHKVRLRKSKADLLLSKEDLDDSHGVSFHYMPYDFDSGPEQNFFKTILATLNQSVADVKVFLFTGSLTNTKKTDFHFEYKGTDNNYHRYFPDFVIVKNTGEFYIVEIKSESERGDPIVVAKEKAVERLKNLQPEAHFEYKVIYTRDAFLQENLDEMQTIREWIYGNESLQNDSEII from the coding sequence ATGCAACACCTTTTTGAAAAACTACGTGATGATACATTGAACTGGCGTAAAGATGGATATCCCTGCCAAGATTACCCACTCATCGGAGAAATACTACGCTATCAGTTTGAAGGAGAAGCAGATGATCGTGTTCACCTCAAATACCTTCGCGAACCGCAATTCCAATCATTAGAACTCTATTGGTTCCTGCGATTAGTGTTGAAAACCCCACATATCGTAGACATCTATAAACACTATTACGACACCGGCGATATACGCGATTTCTGCGAAGCCTTCGGAATCCCACTCACTCCAAACGATCTGATATACATTACAAATGTTGATGCAGTTATTAATTTAGTGGAACACACCCCAGAATTTGTTAAACTGAAAGGAATTGACCCTGTTTATGAAGCTGTAACACTTCCTTATCCAAGTTATATCTTCGCGCTTGCGATGGGCACAGGCAAGACGGTTCTTATTGGTGCCATTATTGCAACTGAATTCGCGATGGCACTTCGCTATCCAGAGGGCAATTTCATGAAAAATGCCCTCGTCTTTGCGCCCGGTACAACGATTATTGAAAGCCTCCGTGAAATCAGTGACATCCCTTTTGATCAGGTTTTGCCTGCCAGTCTACATCGTGATTTTCTCGCCAATCTCAAAATCACCTATCCACAGACCGGAGCAAAAGAAATTCAGGTTCAAGCCGGTAGTACTTACAACGTTATTGTCACGAACACTGAGAAAATCGCGCTTCGGGCAAATCTCAAAAAGCGAAGTAATCAGACAGAATTAGAGTTTGAAGAGAAGAAGGAGCAGGCAGAATTAGAGGCAAACCTCCGACTACAAAAAATCACGAGTCTGCCAAGTTTAGGGGTCTTCTCAGACGAGGCACATCACACTTACGGAAACAAAATAGACGCGGAACTTAAACGGGTGCGGGAAACGGTTAACTACATACATGAGAAAACGCCTCTCGTTGCTGTTATCAATACCACTGGCACGCCTTACGCCAAACGGCAGATGCTCAGAGAAGTTGTGGCGTGGTATAGTCTCGGTGAAGGAATTAAGGACAACATCCTCAAAAGTCTTCACAACGGCATTGTTCAGTACCCTATTGGAATGATGCCTGATGCAGACGTAATCCGTAGCGTTATAGATGATTTTTTTGACCACTACGGTGATATATCATTGCCCGGTGGGGCGAAAGCGAAAATCGCCTTTTACTTCAAAACGCAAGAACATTTGGATACCTCCCATCAGTACATTCAAAACGCACTTACCCAAAGGAGAGAGAGTACCACTCAGATACTCGTCAATACCCAAAAATCAAGTCCGCAGGAGATTGATGAATTCAAGCGGCTGAATAATTCTGACAGTCAGAAACGTATTATTCTACTTATTGGCAAAGGGACAGAGGGCTGGAACTGCCCCAGTCTATTCGCTTGCGCGCTGATTAAGGAGCAGACAACGAGCAGTAATTTTATTTTGCAAGCCTCAACCCGATGTCTCCGTCAAGTGAAAGGCAACACGCACACTGCCAAAATCTTTTTGGATACGAAAAACAGTACGATTTTAGATAAAGAATTACAGGCAAACTTTGGTACGACACTTGGTGAACTGCGTAAACAAGACGCGGAAACGGAAGAATTTGCACTCCGCATTCGTAAGCCTGATTTGCCGAAATTAAAAATTATGCAGTTGGTGCGCCGGGTTGTCCCATTGGAAAATGCACCTAAAGAGATTCAGCTGCACAAACCTACAGATGTAGGGGAGACTCTGGCTGCTTTTCGCAGCATTCTGACCCCCGACTTTACGCAGCGGGGAGCCTCTCCGCTAACAGCGTTAGGAACGCAGGACGAAGTTGAGATAACGAATCGGACAACGGACTGCTACACACTGGCGAGACGGCTTGCGACAAACTATCATCTCTCTGTTATGGAGACGTTAAAAAGCCTCAAAAGTCTCTATCCAGAGGGTCAAGTTCCGTATAAACACTTCGATTCGCTGTGCAAACAAGTGGAAGACCAGCAGCAAAATTACCAAGTGATTGAGGAACAGATTGCAGAACACCTCGCGCTGATTCGTATCCACGATGACGATGGCAATCTACTTTTTGAGAAAGATGATACTGAGGACTGCTACGTTCACAAGGTGCGTCTGCGCAAAAGCAAAGCTGACCTGCTACTCAGTAAAGAGGACTTAGACGATAGCCACGGTGTAAGTTTTCATTATATGCCCTACGACTTTGATAGCGGACCTGAACAGAATTTCTTTAAAACGATTTTAGCAACGCTGAATCAGTCGGTTGCAGATGTCAAAGTCTTCCTGTTTACAGGAAGTTTGACGAATACAAAGAAGACCGATTTCCACTTTGAATACAAAGGCACTGATAACAATTATCACCGTTATTTTCCGGATTTTGTTATCGTCAAGAACACAGGGGAATTCTACATCGTTGAGATTAAGTCTGAAAGTGAACGCGGCGACCCTATCGTCGTAGCAAAAGAGAAGGCAGTGGAACGTTTGAAAAATTTGCAGCCAGAGGCTCATTTTGAATATAAGGTCATTTATACGAGGGATGCTTTCCTTCAAGAGAATTTAGACGAAATGCAGACTATCCGAGAATGGATTTATGGGAACGAATCTTTGCAGAACGATAGTGAAATAATTTAG
- a CDS encoding Uma2 family endonuclease gives MATREAQTYLTPEEYIILERKAIPDAETVRSEYMNGEIIPMSGASFAHNLITMNISARLHTSLMGTECAVFANEMRISIPTTKSYFYPDVGVVCAEPRFEDDVFDMLLNPIVVIEVLSPSTEVYDRGEKFAHYRQLTSLQEYVLVAQDQVRVEHYRRQERQWIFTDFEGPDEMLLFPSIECELPLQEIYERVTFRD, from the coding sequence ATGGCGACGCGAGAAGCCCAAACATACCTCACACCAGAAGAATACATTATTTTAGAACGCAAGGCGATACCTGATGCGGAAACCGTCAGAAGCGAATACATGAATGGAGAGATTATTCCTATGTCTGGAGCAAGTTTCGCGCATAATCTGATAACAATGAACATTTCTGCAAGGTTGCATACCAGCTTGATGGGTACTGAGTGTGCTGTTTTCGCCAACGAAATGCGTATCAGCATTCCGACAACAAAATCCTACTTTTATCCTGATGTGGGGGTTGTCTGTGCAGAACCTCGTTTTGAAGACGATGTTTTTGACATGCTCTTGAACCCGATTGTCGTTATAGAAGTGCTTTCACCCTCCACCGAAGTGTATGATCGCGGTGAAAAATTCGCGCACTATCGCCAACTCACCTCGTTGCAGGAATATGTCCTTGTGGCGCAAGACCAGGTTCGTGTTGAACACTACCGTCGCCAAGAAAGGCAGTGGATCTTTACCGATTTTGAAGGACCTGATGAGATGCTACTATTTCCTTCTATCGAGTGCGAATTGCCCTTGCAGGAGATCTACGAACGCGTCACGTTCCGTGATTAA
- a CDS encoding sugar ABC transporter substrate-binding protein, which yields MIFLRRTKNMKSVRISLVFVLILALAFVSTAKADNHQSQSLTIVWAEWDPANYLQELSKDFTAETGIAVDVIQIPWPNFQDKVFTAFVGKSDLYDIVIGDSQWLGRNSQGKNYINLTDWINENIDVDSIYGPAMTAFAEYPKGSGTYWALPAEVDAAGYVYRKDLFEDPNEMKAFQEKYGYALAPPKTYDHLRDIAEFFTRPDKDLYGIATWYSKEYDGITMGFQQVMWSFGGAYGDADTHKVAGHINTEDTVKALEFYTDLLQFSPPDAPNYYWSETLGAYNAGKVAMAMNYFAFFPGVLNPESNKISHDKSGFFIAPAGPKGHYISIGGQGMSISSYSKNKDLAKQYMKWFMQKPVQEKWAALGGFTPHKEVLQSDIFKTATPFNEAFAASFPYLRDFWAVPEYAELLEVCQTNWSEAISKIKSAKEALDTIARKHEEIFEDAGYYDE from the coding sequence ATGATCTTTCTACGGAGGACAAAAAACATGAAAAGTGTTCGCATAAGTCTTGTTTTCGTGCTAATACTTGCACTTGCGTTCGTGAGTACCGCGAAAGCGGATAACCACCAATCCCAATCCTTAACCATTGTCTGGGCAGAATGGGATCCCGCTAATTACTTGCAGGAGCTCTCGAAAGACTTTACCGCCGAAACCGGCATTGCTGTCGATGTGATCCAGATCCCGTGGCCCAATTTCCAAGATAAGGTCTTCACGGCTTTTGTCGGAAAAAGCGACCTTTACGACATTGTGATTGGCGACAGCCAATGGCTCGGTCGGAACTCTCAGGGCAAGAATTATATCAATCTAACGGATTGGATTAATGAGAACATAGATGTCGATTCTATCTATGGACCCGCGATGACAGCCTTTGCTGAGTATCCAAAAGGGAGCGGAACCTACTGGGCATTACCTGCGGAGGTAGATGCCGCTGGATATGTCTATCGGAAAGACTTATTTGAAGATCCAAACGAAATGAAGGCATTCCAAGAGAAGTATGGCTACGCACTCGCGCCACCGAAAACCTACGACCACCTCCGCGATATCGCCGAATTTTTCACGCGTCCAGATAAAGACCTCTACGGTATTGCCACATGGTATAGCAAGGAATATGACGGCATTACGATGGGGTTCCAACAGGTGATGTGGAGCTTTGGGGGTGCTTATGGCGACGCAGACACCCATAAAGTCGCCGGGCACATTAACACAGAGGACACCGTTAAAGCCCTTGAATTTTACACAGATCTGCTCCAGTTTTCACCGCCTGATGCCCCGAACTACTATTGGTCAGAGACGCTCGGTGCCTATAATGCAGGGAAGGTCGCAATGGCGATGAACTACTTCGCCTTTTTCCCCGGGGTCTTAAACCCAGAATCGAATAAAATTTCTCACGACAAGAGCGGTTTCTTTATCGCCCCGGCGGGTCCGAAAGGACATTATATCAGCATCGGTGGACAGGGCATGTCGATTTCCTCTTATTCCAAAAACAAGGATCTTGCCAAGCAATACATGAAATGGTTTATGCAGAAACCTGTGCAAGAGAAATGGGCAGCCCTCGGTGGGTTCACGCCACACAAAGAGGTGTTACAGTCGGATATCTTTAAGACAGCGACTCCTTTTAACGAAGCTTTCGCCGCGAGTTTCCCGTATCTACGCGATTTCTGGGCAGTGCCGGAATACGCAGAACTCTTAGAAGTCTGCCAGACGAATTGGAGTGAAGCCATCTCCAAAATCAAGTCTGCCAAGGAAGCATTGGACACCATCGCGCGGAAACATGAGGAAATCTTTGAGGACGCAGGCTACTACGACGAGTAG
- a CDS encoding sugar ABC transporter permease gives MLTNHPHQTSRGMSDYQLKMAFIMPTMILLILMNIFPLLWSLYLSFHRYKASMPAAPRFIGVRNYSRLLADPEIWGYFQTTAYFVILAVAAQFFIGFGLALLLNRDFRYKGFVTTLLLLPMMLSPVVVGLFWRFILSSDNAGLLNFFLSPFLNSPIGWTTHPKVAMLAVVIVDTWMWSPFMMLIALAGLSAVPKFLYEAADVDRASAWFKFRWITLPLVSPLLLISLLFRTMDAFKMFDIVYVLTREGGPGTATETVSMNLYKLAFRNYNTGKACAMAYILLIIIVALSNIYVKYLNRVKGEEAQET, from the coding sequence ATGCTTACCAACCACCCACACCAAACATCGCGCGGGATGAGTGATTACCAGTTGAAGATGGCATTTATCATGCCCACCATGATCTTGCTCATCTTGATGAACATTTTTCCGCTGCTGTGGTCGCTGTATCTGAGTTTCCATCGCTACAAAGCCTCCATGCCCGCAGCCCCAAGATTTATCGGTGTCCGTAATTATTCACGCCTCCTCGCCGATCCAGAGATATGGGGTTACTTTCAAACCACCGCCTATTTCGTGATCCTTGCAGTCGCAGCGCAATTCTTCATCGGATTCGGGTTGGCACTGCTCCTGAATCGGGACTTCCGGTATAAAGGCTTCGTCACAACGTTGTTGCTGCTACCGATGATGCTATCGCCTGTGGTCGTTGGACTCTTTTGGCGGTTTATCCTCTCTTCAGATAACGCCGGTTTGCTGAACTTTTTTCTCAGTCCCTTTTTAAACTCGCCTATCGGCTGGACGACCCATCCGAAGGTCGCGATGTTAGCCGTTGTGATTGTGGATACATGGATGTGGTCGCCATTTATGATGCTGATCGCCTTGGCAGGACTCAGCGCAGTGCCGAAATTTCTTTACGAAGCTGCGGATGTCGATAGAGCCTCCGCTTGGTTCAAGTTCCGATGGATTACCCTGCCGTTAGTCTCTCCACTCTTACTGATTTCCCTGCTGTTCAGGACGATGGATGCTTTCAAGATGTTCGACATCGTCTATGTACTCACGCGTGAGGGCGGACCTGGGACCGCCACAGAGACTGTGTCCATGAATCTTTATAAACTCGCCTTCCGCAACTACAACACCGGTAAAGCGTGCGCGATGGCGTATATTCTACTCATCATTATCGTTGCCCTGAGCAATATTTACGTGAAATACCTGAATCGCGTCAAGGGAGAGGAGGCACAGGAGACATAA
- a CDS encoding carbohydrate ABC transporter permease, producing MPSEGVPGVTYLFLGEVVVGLLLFGFFSLFNVRLPRALSLRNLGFIWNSLFILTCLYSFLTLPPLRSRLQTDARFNFLLLIVCTIIAYPLIVPWRKTGGLTSQTAKKQRLTLVLPSVFGTIAICVALANGGSKYFYQLLNSIIIGGGSTILAVGLGTLAAYAFSRFDIAGKDDLLFFILSTRMLPPVVVVIPIYLMYSALGLRDTHFGLILLYTTFNVSFAVWLMKGFIDEIPKEYEDAALVDGYSRFQTFLKVILPQSVTGIAATAVFCLITAWNEFAFALVLTEVGGRAVTAPPSITSATGSTGMDWGKIAAGTFVFLLPVAVFTFLMRSHLLRGVTFGAVKK from the coding sequence ATGCCGTCAGAAGGGGTCCCAGGGGTAACGTATCTATTTTTAGGAGAGGTAGTCGTCGGATTATTGTTGTTCGGTTTCTTCTCTCTTTTCAATGTGAGGTTACCCCGTGCCTTGTCCCTCCGAAATCTCGGCTTCATCTGGAACAGTCTTTTCATTTTAACGTGTCTCTATAGTTTTCTGACGCTGCCACCACTGCGGAGTCGGCTCCAAACGGATGCCCGTTTTAACTTTCTGCTACTCATCGTTTGCACAATTATAGCCTATCCCTTGATTGTTCCGTGGAGAAAGACTGGGGGATTGACATCGCAAACTGCCAAAAAACAGCGACTCACCCTCGTCTTACCAAGTGTTTTCGGAACGATAGCGATTTGCGTCGCACTGGCAAACGGTGGGTCGAAGTATTTTTATCAGCTGCTCAATAGCATCATCATCGGTGGCGGTAGCACGATTCTTGCTGTAGGACTCGGAACACTTGCGGCTTACGCCTTCTCCCGATTCGACATCGCAGGCAAGGACGATCTGCTTTTCTTTATCCTCAGCACCCGCATGCTCCCCCCTGTCGTGGTTGTGATTCCGATCTATCTGATGTACAGTGCGCTCGGGTTGCGGGATACACACTTCGGACTGATTCTGCTCTATACCACTTTCAATGTTTCGTTTGCGGTGTGGCTCATGAAGGGATTTATTGACGAAATTCCAAAGGAGTATGAGGACGCAGCACTCGTTGATGGCTACTCACGGTTCCAAACTTTCCTAAAGGTCATTTTACCGCAATCCGTCACAGGCATTGCCGCGACTGCCGTGTTCTGTCTCATTACGGCGTGGAACGAGTTCGCGTTTGCCTTGGTTCTGACAGAGGTCGGCGGTAGAGCTGTGACCGCCCCCCCTTCAATTACGAGTGCGACGGGTTCCACGGGTATGGATTGGGGAAAAATCGCCGCCGGGACCTTTGTTTTTCTCCTACCCGTTGCCGTTTTTACCTTCCTGATGCGGAGTCATCTCCTGCGTGGCGTCACTTTCGGCGCAGTGAAGAAATGA
- a CDS encoding phytanoyl-CoA dioxygenase, which produces MNNQALQLTDKEMRDFIINGYVKVKVDVPPSFHENVYQQLDAMFEGTGNLGNNVLPLIPEIQEVFDQPIVHGAMQSVLGENYAMHSHRYCHFNQQGSEGQNFHKDSYEGDEQIRRHRCRWTMAFYYPQDVTEDMGPTAVLPGSQYYETGESAHEQPDLALTGEAGTVTIVHYDLWHRAMPNRSDKKRYMLKFLFIRLDEPQTPIWQHTTDDWHALGNREKSEHPELWESLWDWYNGKQNGTSNGVSQTEVDTLIGTLNSTHERERLNATYRLGRVGVPAVPILKQALYSRSHTIREYAGYALSLTGAPAVPTLIDALQATDASVRASAAFALADMGKVAQEALPALTHAAQDDSEWVRRHATEGLGLIGQQVSEEMDLSEVVEILTTRLQDNYHWVRDNAARSLAKLGTLAALAIPTLVAQLEDENRYVRFHAALALKEIKTPEAQNALFNHLFASRWCALTTNDTPY; this is translated from the coding sequence ATGAACAACCAAGCACTCCAACTCACCGATAAAGAGATGCGGGATTTCATTATCAACGGGTACGTCAAGGTAAAAGTCGATGTGCCGCCGAGTTTTCACGAGAACGTTTACCAGCAACTCGATGCAATGTTTGAAGGCACAGGCAATTTGGGCAACAATGTCCTACCCCTCATCCCTGAAATTCAAGAGGTTTTCGATCAGCCCATCGTTCACGGCGCGATGCAAAGCGTGCTCGGTGAAAACTACGCGATGCACTCACACCGATACTGCCATTTCAATCAACAAGGGAGTGAAGGCCAGAATTTTCATAAAGATAGTTACGAAGGGGACGAGCAGATCCGTCGCCACCGATGTCGCTGGACGATGGCGTTCTACTACCCGCAGGATGTCACGGAGGATATGGGACCCACTGCAGTGCTACCGGGTTCGCAGTATTACGAGACGGGTGAAAGTGCGCATGAACAGCCTGACCTCGCCCTCACTGGCGAAGCGGGCACTGTGACAATTGTCCACTACGACTTATGGCACCGCGCGATGCCGAATCGGAGTGACAAGAAACGATATATGTTGAAGTTCCTCTTTATCCGACTCGATGAACCGCAAACCCCTATATGGCAGCATACGACAGACGACTGGCACGCCCTCGGCAACCGGGAAAAATCCGAGCATCCCGAATTATGGGAATCGCTATGGGACTGGTATAACGGAAAACAGAACGGAACGAGCAACGGTGTCTCGCAGACGGAGGTGGATACCCTTATAGGCACTTTGAACAGCACGCATGAGAGAGAACGACTCAACGCAACGTATCGCTTAGGACGGGTGGGTGTGCCTGCTGTGCCTATCTTGAAGCAAGCGTTGTATAGTCGATCCCATACGATTCGTGAATATGCCGGTTATGCTTTAAGCCTCACGGGTGCCCCCGCGGTTCCGACGCTCATTGACGCATTGCAAGCAACAGATGCTTCGGTGCGGGCAAGCGCGGCGTTTGCCTTGGCGGATATGGGAAAAGTCGCACAGGAAGCACTACCCGCATTGACCCATGCTGCACAAGATGACAGTGAATGGGTCAGACGACACGCCACGGAAGGGTTGGGGCTCATCGGGCAACAGGTTTCAGAAGAGATGGATTTGTCCGAGGTGGTAGAGATATTGACGACTCGATTACAGGACAACTATCATTGGGTTCGGGATAACGCCGCCCGTTCCTTGGCGAAATTAGGCACACTCGCTGCCCTCGCAATTCCTACGCTTGTCGCGCAATTGGAAGATGAGAACCGATATGTCCGTTTCCATGCCGCTTTAGCGTTGAAGGAAATTAAGACCCCCGAAGCACAGAACGCGCTCTTTAATCACCTATTCGCTTCGCGGTGGTGCGCCTTGACCACGAACGATACACCTTATTAA
- a CDS encoding c-type cytochrome, with protein sequence MFTIFSFLLCGIILFFVGCSENAGDILTQIEPTPQTPNFFSTEEWELVVSLSPLPGAPPPNPTNRVADDPGAAALGQKFFFDFRFSEHGTIACSTCHSPFYAFSDIESTSFATDRGTRNTPTVLNAAYNEWQLWDGRSETMWAQALFALEGEGEMAGTRLQYAHVIQQHYKAEYEAVFGPLPELEDSNRFPRKGKPGDPAFDHMSEADQVAVNTLFSNIGKSVEAYQRLLITPDAPFDRYVAGDPTAISPEAKRGLKIFVGKGGCVNCHNTPTFTDNEFHNIGVPSGLEEDKGRFQGIPKLLNNIFNSAGIYSDSTAKSEQMLNVMEPKPEDQGAFRTPTLRNVAETAPYFHTGEFPTLLYVLEFKNDGGFTTMFPGTTAVLIEPLGLSEQELNDLIAFMETLTGALPPEHLLNRTPP encoded by the coding sequence ATGTTTACAATTTTTTCTTTTTTGTTATGCGGTATCATCCTATTTTTCGTGGGATGTAGTGAAAATGCTGGTGACATACTCACTCAAATTGAACCTACTCCACAGACCCCCAACTTTTTCAGCACGGAGGAATGGGAACTCGTTGTGAGTTTATCTCCCCTGCCTGGGGCACCACCGCCAAATCCTACGAATCGCGTTGCTGATGATCCAGGGGCTGCAGCACTCGGACAGAAGTTTTTCTTCGACTTCCGATTTTCAGAGCATGGCACAATTGCTTGTTCAACATGTCACTCCCCCTTCTATGCGTTTTCGGATATTGAATCGACTTCATTCGCCACCGACCGTGGCACAAGAAATACACCGACGGTGCTCAATGCCGCCTACAATGAATGGCAGTTGTGGGATGGGAGATCGGAGACGATGTGGGCACAAGCGTTGTTTGCACTTGAAGGTGAAGGCGAAATGGCAGGCACACGCCTACAATATGCTCATGTTATTCAGCAACACTACAAAGCCGAGTATGAAGCAGTGTTTGGTCCGCTCCCTGAACTCGAAGACAGTAACCGATTTCCGCGGAAGGGTAAACCGGGAGATCCGGCGTTTGATCACATGTCCGAAGCGGATCAGGTTGCTGTGAACACTCTCTTTTCCAATATCGGTAAATCGGTTGAAGCCTATCAACGCCTCCTAATTACGCCGGATGCACCGTTTGATCGGTATGTCGCAGGCGACCCAACGGCGATTTCGCCTGAGGCGAAGCGTGGCTTAAAGATATTCGTTGGAAAAGGGGGGTGTGTCAACTGCCACAATACACCCACGTTTACAGACAACGAATTCCATAACATCGGTGTGCCGTCTGGGTTGGAAGAGGATAAAGGACGTTTCCAAGGCATTCCGAAACTGCTAAATAATATATTTAACAGTGCGGGAATCTATAGTGATTCAACAGCAAAATCTGAGCAAATGTTGAACGTTATGGAACCGAAACCGGAAGACCAAGGTGCGTTCAGGACACCGACACTCCGAAATGTCGCCGAAACGGCTCCATATTTCCATACAGGTGAATTCCCGACACTCCTGTACGTCCTTGAATTTAAGAATGATGGTGGGTTCACAACTATGTTCCCGGGTACAACTGCGGTGCTGATAGAACCTCTTGGACTCAGCGAACAAGAACTGAATGATTTAATCGCGTTCATGGAAACGTTGACAGGGGCGTTGCCCCCGGAACACTTACTCAACAGAACTCCACCTTAA
- a CDS encoding phosphatase PAP2 family protein, translating into MLREFTNNLTRWDRLLFYHIFSWGDKKILNCSFRVISWSANGCLYPFLVLYVHLTFGSATSKPLLLSAILAFPLERLLYHFLKQAMKRDRPYERIVDVQFRVRPPDRFSFPSGHTASAFVMLTLLSSTLPPLQIPTLCWGTMVGVSRVYLGVHYPTDVLAGALLGLLAGEMGMYFMM; encoded by the coding sequence ATGCTAAGAGAATTTACAAATAATTTGACTCGATGGGATAGATTGCTGTTCTACCATATCTTTAGTTGGGGCGATAAAAAAATTTTGAATTGCTCATTTCGCGTCATCTCTTGGAGTGCTAACGGGTGTCTGTATCCGTTTCTGGTGTTATACGTGCACTTGACATTCGGATCAGCTACCAGCAAACCACTCCTTCTATCCGCGATACTTGCATTTCCACTTGAAAGACTCCTCTACCACTTCCTCAAGCAAGCAATGAAGCGCGACCGACCATACGAGCGGATTGTCGACGTTCAGTTTCGGGTGCGTCCACCCGATCGTTTTAGTTTTCCGTCGGGACACACTGCCTCTGCGTTTGTGATGCTGACGCTGTTGTCGAGCACGCTCCCACCTTTACAGATTCCGACGCTGTGCTGGGGCACTATGGTCGGTGTGTCGCGCGTATATCTCGGTGTCCACTATCCGACAGATGTGCTCGCCGGCGCGCTCCTTGGACTACTTGCCGGAGAGATGGGTATGTACTTTATGATGTAG